One Mycolicibacter sp. MU0083 DNA window includes the following coding sequences:
- a CDS encoding endolytic transglycosylase MltG has translation MSDDGPSTRAKPEAIGPPRRRMSRTERARENRRRRQFTRRRRAVGVLGAVLVTLAVIGAVFLGSKLWHADGPPVDFTGDGGQQVLIEVHEGDFTTAIAETMLEAGVIASVATFLDAADGNAAIAAIQPGFYRLRAEIPAATAVAQLIDPQNRVGKLVIPEGRQLDDTTDMKTDRVTAGVFSLIADASCLDLNGERHCLSAKDLKRAAETESLETLAVPEWAVGPVTKMGRDHRRIEGLITAGTWNVDPTAPAATVLAKLIRQSAAELDRSGLPATAEQLGMTPYELLVVASLIQREALPHDFAKVARVIDNRLGEPQRLEFDSTVNYPLDRQEVATTDADRAKVTPWNTYASDGLPATPICSPGTEALHAAEHPEPGDWLYFVTIDKDGTTLFTHNYQQHLNNIEMALDNGVLDSSR, from the coding sequence ATGTCTGACGACGGACCCAGTACGAGGGCGAAACCCGAAGCGATCGGGCCGCCGCGCCGGCGGATGAGCCGGACCGAGCGTGCCCGGGAGAACCGGCGCCGTCGCCAGTTCACCCGGCGCCGTCGTGCGGTCGGCGTCCTCGGTGCCGTGCTGGTCACGTTGGCGGTGATCGGGGCGGTCTTTCTCGGTTCGAAGCTCTGGCATGCCGACGGACCACCGGTCGACTTCACCGGGGACGGTGGCCAGCAGGTGCTGATCGAGGTGCACGAGGGTGACTTCACCACCGCGATCGCCGAGACCATGCTCGAGGCCGGGGTGATCGCCAGCGTCGCCACCTTCCTCGATGCGGCCGACGGCAACGCCGCCATCGCCGCCATCCAGCCCGGCTTCTATCGGTTGCGTGCCGAGATCCCGGCCGCCACCGCGGTGGCGCAGCTGATCGACCCGCAGAACCGGGTGGGCAAACTGGTGATCCCCGAAGGACGCCAACTCGACGACACCACCGACATGAAGACCGATCGGGTCACTGCGGGCGTCTTCTCCCTGATCGCCGACGCCAGCTGCCTCGATCTCAACGGTGAGCGGCACTGTCTCAGCGCAAAGGACCTCAAGAGGGCGGCCGAGACGGAGTCGCTGGAGACCCTGGCGGTGCCCGAGTGGGCCGTCGGCCCGGTCACCAAGATGGGACGCGACCACCGCCGCATCGAAGGACTGATCACCGCGGGCACCTGGAACGTCGACCCCACCGCACCGGCCGCCACCGTGCTGGCGAAGCTGATCCGCCAGAGTGCCGCGGAACTGGACCGGTCCGGGCTGCCGGCCACCGCCGAACAGCTCGGCATGACCCCCTACGAGCTGCTGGTGGTGGCGTCGCTGATACAACGCGAAGCCCTCCCACACGACTTCGCCAAGGTGGCCCGGGTCATCGACAACCGGCTGGGTGAGCCGCAGCGGCTGGAGTTCGACTCCACGGTCAACTACCCGCTGGACCGCCAGGAAGTGGCGACCACCGACGCCGACCGAGCCAAGGTCACGCCGTGGAACACCTACGCCTCCGACGGACTGCCGGCCACCCCGATCTGCTCACCGGGTACGGAGGCGTTGCACGCCGCAGAACATCCCGAGCCCGGGGACTGGCTGTACTTCGTGACCATCGACAAGGACGGCACCACCTTGTTCACCCACAACTATCAGCAACACCTGAACAACATCGAGATGGCGTTGGACAACGGTGTCCTCGACAGTTCCCGCTGA
- the ruvX gene encoding Holliday junction resolvase RuvX, with translation MTSPHHRTPDRPGGPDDPGRGRRLGVDVGSVRIGVSCCDPDGLLATPVETVRRHGSGSHLRRLADLADEYDVVEVVVGLPRTLADRAGSAAEDAISVADELARVLRARKRHAPVRLADERLSTVSAARDLHAAGMRSKRQRSVIDQAAAVTILQSWLDQRRAVAPAARTEDDDV, from the coding sequence GTGACCTCACCCCACCATCGCACCCCGGATCGACCAGGCGGGCCGGACGATCCCGGCCGTGGCCGCCGACTCGGAGTGGATGTGGGCAGCGTGCGCATCGGGGTGTCGTGCTGTGATCCCGACGGCCTGCTGGCGACTCCGGTGGAGACCGTCCGCCGGCACGGATCCGGATCGCACCTGCGCCGACTGGCCGACCTGGCCGACGAATACGACGTCGTCGAAGTGGTGGTGGGACTGCCGCGGACGCTGGCGGACCGGGCCGGGTCGGCGGCCGAGGACGCGATCTCGGTGGCCGACGAACTGGCCCGCGTGCTGAGGGCCCGCAAGCGGCACGCCCCGGTCCGGCTCGCCGACGAGCGACTGAGCACCGTCAGCGCGGCCCGGGACCTGCACGCGGCGGGGATGCGGTCCAAACGCCAGCGTTCGGTGATCGACCAGGCCGCGGCGGTGACGATCCTGCAGAGCTGGCTCGACCAGCGCCGGGCGGTGGCCCCGGCGGCTCGCACGGAGGACGACGATGTCTGA